In Camelus ferus isolate YT-003-E chromosome 5, BCGSAC_Cfer_1.0, whole genome shotgun sequence, one genomic interval encodes:
- the NOP58 gene encoding nucleolar protein 58 isoform X1 encodes MLVLFETSVGYAIFKVLNEKKLQEVDSLWKEFETPEKANKIVKLKHFEKFQDTAEALAAFTALMEGKINKQLKKVLKKIVKEAHEPLAVADAKLGGVIKEKLNLSCIHSPVVNELMRGIRSQMDGLIPGVEPREMSAMCLGLAHSLSRYRLKFSADKVDTMIVQAISLLDDLDKELNNYIMRCREWYGWHFPELGKIISDNLTYCKCLQKVGDRKNYASAKLSELLPEEVEAEVKAAAEISMGTEVSEEDICNILHLCTQVIEISEYRTQLYEYLQNRMMAIAPNVTVMVGELVGARLIAHAGSLLNLAKHAASTVQILGAEKALFRALKSRRDTPKYGLIYHASLVGQTSPKHKGKISRMLAAKTVLAIRYDAFGEDSSSAMGVENRAKLEARLRTLEDRGIRKISGTGKALAKAEKYEHKSEVKTYDPSGDSTLPTCSKKRKIEQVDKEDEVIEKKAKKAKVKIKVEEVVEVEEEGVQVVEEQETPVKKKKKKDKKKHIKEEPLSEEEPCTSTAVASPEKKKKKKKKRDNED; translated from the exons gtTTTGAATGAGAAGAAACTCCAAGAGGTTGATAGTTTATGGAAAGAATTTGAAACtccagagaaagcaaataaaat AGTAAAGctgaaacattttgagaaatttcaGGATACAGCAGAGGCATTGGCAG catTCACAGCTCTGATGGAGGGCAAAATCAATAAGCAGCTGAAGAAAGTTCTGAAGAAAATAGTTAAAGAAGCCCATGAGCCCCTGGCCGTAGCTGATGCTAAACTGGGAGGGGTCATAAAG GAAAAGCTGAATCTCAGTTGTATCCACAGTCCTGTTGTTAATGAACTTATGAGAGGAATCCGTTCACAGATGGATGGATTAATCCCTGGGGTAGAACCACGTGAAATGTCTGCTATGTGTCTTGGGCTGGCACACAG ctTGTCCCGATATAGATTGAAATTTAGTGCTGATAAAGTGGACACGATGATTGTTCAGGCAATTT CTTTGTTAGATGACTTAGATAAAGAACTAAACAACTACATTATGCGGTGTAGAGAATGGTATGGCTGGCATTTCCCTGaattaggaaaaattatttcagataatTTGACATACTGCAAGTGTTTACAGAAAGTTG GCGATAGAAAGAATTATGCCTCGGCCAAACTTTCTGAGTTACTGCCGGAAGAAGTGGAAGCAGAAGTGAAAGCAGCTGCAGAAATATCTATGGGAACAGAGGTTTcagaagaagatatttgcaacattCTGCATCTCTGTACCCAG GTGATTGAAATCTCTGAATATAGAACACAGCTCTATGAATATCTGCAAAATCGAATGATGGCCATTGCCCCCAATGTTACAGTCATGGTTGGGGAGTTAGTTGGAGCACGGCTTATTGCTCACGCAG gttCTCTTTTGAATTTGGCCAAACATGCAGCTTCTACAGTTCAGATTCTTGGAGCAGAAAAGGCACTGTTCAGAGCCCTCAAGTCTAGGCGAGATACCCCTAAGTATGGTCTCATTTATCATGCTTCACTTGTAGGCCAGACAAGTcccaaacacaaaggaaag ATTTCTCGAATGCTGGCAGCCAAAACTGTTTTGGCCATCCGGTATGATGCTTTTGGTGAAGATTCCAGTTCTGCAATGGGAGTTGAGAACAGAGCCAAATTAGAGGCCAGGTTAAGAACTTTGGAAGATAGAGGG ataaGGAAAATAAGTGGAACAGGAAAGGCATtagcaaaagcagaaaaatatgaacataaaAG TGAAGTGAAGACTTACGATCCTTCTGGTGACTCCACACTGCCAACCTGTTCTAAAAAACGCAAGATTGAACAGGTAGACAAAGAAGATGAAGTTATTGAAAAGAAGGCTAAAAAAGCCAAGGTTAAGATTAAAG TTGAAGAAGTAGTAGAAGTAGAGGAAGAAGGAGTACAAGTGGTGGAAGAACAGGAGACACctgtgaagaagaagaagaaaaaggacaaaaagaaacacattaaGGAAGAACCACTTTCTGAGGAAGAACCATGCACCAGCACAGCAGTTgct agtccagagaaaaagaagaaaaagaaaaaaaagagagataatgaGGACTAA
- the NOP58 gene encoding nucleolar protein 58 isoform X3 — MEGKINKQLKKVLKKIVKEAHEPLAVADAKLGGVIKEKLNLSCIHSPVVNELMRGIRSQMDGLIPGVEPREMSAMCLGLAHSLSRYRLKFSADKVDTMIVQAISLLDDLDKELNNYIMRCREWYGWHFPELGKIISDNLTYCKCLQKVGDRKNYASAKLSELLPEEVEAEVKAAAEISMGTEVSEEDICNILHLCTQVIEISEYRTQLYEYLQNRMMAIAPNVTVMVGELVGARLIAHAGSLLNLAKHAASTVQILGAEKALFRALKSRRDTPKYGLIYHASLVGQTSPKHKGKISRMLAAKTVLAIRYDAFGEDSSSAMGVENRAKLEARLRTLEDRGIRKISGTGKALAKAEKYEHKSEVKTYDPSGDSTLPTCSKKRKIEQVDKEDEVIEKKAKKAKVKIKVEEVVEVEEEGVQVVEEQETPVKKKKKKDKKKHIKEEPLSEEEPCTSTAVASPEKKKKKKKKRDNED; from the exons ATGGAGGGCAAAATCAATAAGCAGCTGAAGAAAGTTCTGAAGAAAATAGTTAAAGAAGCCCATGAGCCCCTGGCCGTAGCTGATGCTAAACTGGGAGGGGTCATAAAG GAAAAGCTGAATCTCAGTTGTATCCACAGTCCTGTTGTTAATGAACTTATGAGAGGAATCCGTTCACAGATGGATGGATTAATCCCTGGGGTAGAACCACGTGAAATGTCTGCTATGTGTCTTGGGCTGGCACACAG ctTGTCCCGATATAGATTGAAATTTAGTGCTGATAAAGTGGACACGATGATTGTTCAGGCAATTT CTTTGTTAGATGACTTAGATAAAGAACTAAACAACTACATTATGCGGTGTAGAGAATGGTATGGCTGGCATTTCCCTGaattaggaaaaattatttcagataatTTGACATACTGCAAGTGTTTACAGAAAGTTG GCGATAGAAAGAATTATGCCTCGGCCAAACTTTCTGAGTTACTGCCGGAAGAAGTGGAAGCAGAAGTGAAAGCAGCTGCAGAAATATCTATGGGAACAGAGGTTTcagaagaagatatttgcaacattCTGCATCTCTGTACCCAG GTGATTGAAATCTCTGAATATAGAACACAGCTCTATGAATATCTGCAAAATCGAATGATGGCCATTGCCCCCAATGTTACAGTCATGGTTGGGGAGTTAGTTGGAGCACGGCTTATTGCTCACGCAG gttCTCTTTTGAATTTGGCCAAACATGCAGCTTCTACAGTTCAGATTCTTGGAGCAGAAAAGGCACTGTTCAGAGCCCTCAAGTCTAGGCGAGATACCCCTAAGTATGGTCTCATTTATCATGCTTCACTTGTAGGCCAGACAAGTcccaaacacaaaggaaag ATTTCTCGAATGCTGGCAGCCAAAACTGTTTTGGCCATCCGGTATGATGCTTTTGGTGAAGATTCCAGTTCTGCAATGGGAGTTGAGAACAGAGCCAAATTAGAGGCCAGGTTAAGAACTTTGGAAGATAGAGGG ataaGGAAAATAAGTGGAACAGGAAAGGCATtagcaaaagcagaaaaatatgaacataaaAG TGAAGTGAAGACTTACGATCCTTCTGGTGACTCCACACTGCCAACCTGTTCTAAAAAACGCAAGATTGAACAGGTAGACAAAGAAGATGAAGTTATTGAAAAGAAGGCTAAAAAAGCCAAGGTTAAGATTAAAG TTGAAGAAGTAGTAGAAGTAGAGGAAGAAGGAGTACAAGTGGTGGAAGAACAGGAGACACctgtgaagaagaagaagaaaaaggacaaaaagaaacacattaaGGAAGAACCACTTTCTGAGGAAGAACCATGCACCAGCACAGCAGTTgct agtccagagaaaaagaagaaaaagaaaaaaaagagagataatgaGGACTAA
- the NOP58 gene encoding nucleolar protein 58 isoform X2, whose product MLVLFETSVGYAIFKVLNEKKLQEVDSLWKEFETPEKANKIVKLKHFEKFQDTAEALAAFTALMEGKINKQLKKVLKKIVKEAHEPLAVADAKLGGVIKEKLNLSCIHSPVVNELMRGIRSQMDGLIPGVEPREMSAMCLGLAHSLSRYRLKFSADKVDTMIVQAISLLDDLDKELNNYIMRCREWYGWHFPELGKIISDNLTYCKCLQKVGDRKNYASAKLSELLPEEVEAEVKAAAEISMGTEVSEEDICNILHLCTQVIEISEYRTQLYEYLQNRMMAIAPNVTVMVGELVGARLIAHAGSLLNLAKHAASTVQILGAEKALFRALKSRRDTPKYGLIYHASLVGQTSPKHKGKISRMLAAKTVLAIRYDAFGEDSSSAMGVENRAKLEARLRTLEDRGIRKISGTGKALAKAEKYEHKSEVKTYDPSGDSTLPTCSKKRKIEQVDKEDEVIEKKAKKAKVKIKVLDRNDRKH is encoded by the exons gtTTTGAATGAGAAGAAACTCCAAGAGGTTGATAGTTTATGGAAAGAATTTGAAACtccagagaaagcaaataaaat AGTAAAGctgaaacattttgagaaatttcaGGATACAGCAGAGGCATTGGCAG catTCACAGCTCTGATGGAGGGCAAAATCAATAAGCAGCTGAAGAAAGTTCTGAAGAAAATAGTTAAAGAAGCCCATGAGCCCCTGGCCGTAGCTGATGCTAAACTGGGAGGGGTCATAAAG GAAAAGCTGAATCTCAGTTGTATCCACAGTCCTGTTGTTAATGAACTTATGAGAGGAATCCGTTCACAGATGGATGGATTAATCCCTGGGGTAGAACCACGTGAAATGTCTGCTATGTGTCTTGGGCTGGCACACAG ctTGTCCCGATATAGATTGAAATTTAGTGCTGATAAAGTGGACACGATGATTGTTCAGGCAATTT CTTTGTTAGATGACTTAGATAAAGAACTAAACAACTACATTATGCGGTGTAGAGAATGGTATGGCTGGCATTTCCCTGaattaggaaaaattatttcagataatTTGACATACTGCAAGTGTTTACAGAAAGTTG GCGATAGAAAGAATTATGCCTCGGCCAAACTTTCTGAGTTACTGCCGGAAGAAGTGGAAGCAGAAGTGAAAGCAGCTGCAGAAATATCTATGGGAACAGAGGTTTcagaagaagatatttgcaacattCTGCATCTCTGTACCCAG GTGATTGAAATCTCTGAATATAGAACACAGCTCTATGAATATCTGCAAAATCGAATGATGGCCATTGCCCCCAATGTTACAGTCATGGTTGGGGAGTTAGTTGGAGCACGGCTTATTGCTCACGCAG gttCTCTTTTGAATTTGGCCAAACATGCAGCTTCTACAGTTCAGATTCTTGGAGCAGAAAAGGCACTGTTCAGAGCCCTCAAGTCTAGGCGAGATACCCCTAAGTATGGTCTCATTTATCATGCTTCACTTGTAGGCCAGACAAGTcccaaacacaaaggaaag ATTTCTCGAATGCTGGCAGCCAAAACTGTTTTGGCCATCCGGTATGATGCTTTTGGTGAAGATTCCAGTTCTGCAATGGGAGTTGAGAACAGAGCCAAATTAGAGGCCAGGTTAAGAACTTTGGAAGATAGAGGG ataaGGAAAATAAGTGGAACAGGAAAGGCATtagcaaaagcagaaaaatatgaacataaaAG TGAAGTGAAGACTTACGATCCTTCTGGTGACTCCACACTGCCAACCTGTTCTAAAAAACGCAAGATTGAACAGGTAGACAAAGAAGATGAAGTTATTGAAAAGAAGGCTAAAAAAGCCAAGGTTAAGATTAAAG taCTTGACCGGAATGACAGGAAACACTAA